The Dioscorea cayenensis subsp. rotundata cultivar TDr96_F1 chromosome 19, TDr96_F1_v2_PseudoChromosome.rev07_lg8_w22 25.fasta, whole genome shotgun sequence genome includes a window with the following:
- the LOC120283425 gene encoding uncharacterized protein LOC120283425: MASQTIESHREGAEIVKGDAACKKKAAEVLGELGLPNGLFPLDDIQEFGYNRAGGFIWLVQKKKKEHTFKKIKQVVSYASEVTAFVEKGKMMKISGVKTRELLLWLSVVEMYIEDPSSGKITFKTGTGLSDSFPVSAFELE, from the coding sequence ATGGCATCCCAAACCATCGAGAGTCATCGGGAAGGTGCAGAGATAGTAAAAGGTGACGCTGCTTGCAAGAAGAAGGCGGCCGAAGTGCTCGGAGAGCTCGGTCTTCCTAATGGTTTATTTCCATTGGATGACATTCAAGAATTTGGTTACAACCGCGCAGGTGGATTCATTTGGCTTgtccagaagaagaagaaggaacacACATTCAAGAAGATCAAACAAGTTGTGTCTTATGCCTCTGAGGTGACTGCCTTTGTTGAGAAgggaaagatgatgaagatcaGCGGAGTGAAGACTAGAGAGCTTCTTCTTTGGCTGTCTGTTGTGGAGATGTACATTGAGGATCCTTCTTCTGGGAAGATCACCTTCAAGACCGGCACTGGCCTCTCTGATAGCTTCCCTGTGTCTGCTTTTGAGCTTGAGTAG